The DNA sequence TAATGCTATCGGTTCGGCTTCGCTCTGCGGTTCCCAGAGTAAAGCACGTACTGCTTCCAAAGTCGTTCCCGCATCGGAGAAGCGATCGCTCGATTCTGGGGCAAGCATCCTTTGCAAAATCTCTTGGAAGTCCGCACTCGCCGGAATTTGCGACCAATCCCAACTGAAAGATTCGGGATTTCGCAATTGTTGCGGTTCTCGAGCCGAGAGTAAAGCGATCGCGATCGCGCCCAGCGCATACAGATCGCTCTGCGGTCCTGCAGTTCCTGCCCGAAGTCGTTCCGGCGCGTCGTATCCCGCCATTCCCCCATAAAACCGCTTTTTCTTATCCGAGGGGTTCAATATTGCTACCAGTTGTTTAAACGCCCCAAAATCAATAAAAACCGTCTGCTTATCGGCTTGCCGCTGCATGATATTTTCCAGCGCCAAATCGCCGTGAATCATACCCTTTTGGTGGAGGTAAACCAAAATGGGTAAAGATTGGCGCAAAAGCTCGATAACTTCTTCTTCCTTAAACCGCCGTCCGTGTTGCCAGCGTAACTGAAGGAATTCTTGGTAATTCAATCCCTCAACACATTCGTAAACGCAACACCAGCTTTTGCGATCGCGAAATGAGGTCGGAAAAAAGTGTTTCAGCTTGGAGAGTTGCGGGTGCTGGAGTCGAGATAGCTTTCGAGCGGCATTTTCAAACCGGACTGTTGCTTTAGCCGCCGCCTCGCCCCCCGGCAGAACGGGCGTAAAGAGCTTGAGAACGCCTCGCTCGCACTTTCCCTCTCGTTCGCGGACTAAATAAGTCTGACTCCAGCGCCCGCGTCCTAACTCGTAGAGTATGCAATAGCGATCGCCGATAATCTCTCCAGACTGAATCCCATTTACTTTAGACATTGAAAAATCTGGGTTTAAAAGCCCTGTCGTCCACAACCGATTTTTTTAATTGCCAATAGACATCTCTGAAAACTACATTGAAACCCTTGATACGCTGTACAAAAATCGGGGTTTTTGGAGATATCTAACGATACATTATCCATTATTCATTATCCATTATCCATTTCTGAGTTGCTTGGTTTCGGTGCTACCCGCTACACTCAAAATTGTTCGGTTAAATTCAGACCCAACTCAAAAAATAACTCGAGCCAGCCAAAGGAGTTTTATGTCGGAAGTATCAACCTCAAACCCAGCCATTCCTCAAATTTCTGTGGAAGAACTCGCGCAGCGCCGGATCGAGAGCGATCGCGCGTTACAATTGATAGATGTCAGGGAGCCACAGGAAATCGCGATCGCTTGCCTTCCCGGCTTTGAAGTGCTGCCGCTGAGCGAATTCGCTGAATGGTCTGGGGACATTCTTACCCGTTTCGATCCCCAAGTCGAAACCCTCGTTATCTGCCATCATGGGGTGCGCTCGGCGCAAATGTGCTATTGGTTACGGACGCAGGGTTTTAGCGATGTTAAAAACATCGTTGGAGGAATTGACGCTTATTCAGCCTGCATCGACTCGACCATTCCCCAATATTAAGCGCGAACTGCTAGATCGATCCATCGATCTACTGCCACCTATCAATAAATTTTAATTCACTGTTTTCTCTTTTTAATAATCATTTTTTCCAACAATGACATCAGAGTACGAGTTAAGCGAACGCCATCAAAATGTACTGAGGGCAACCGTTCGTCACTACGTCACCACCGCAGAACCCGTTGGCTCGAAAACTCTCACCGAAGAGTATGGATTTCGCGTCAGTTCGGCGACCATTCGCAACGTAATGGGCAATTTAGAAAAAGTCGGATTGCTCTATCAACCCCACGCTTCCGCAGGGCGAATTCCTTCCGATTCGGGCTATCGAATGTATGTCGATCGCTTAATTGCTCCTAACGAACAATCGCGCTTACAACTCCAAGAATCTTATACCCAAAATTTAGATTGGGGCAGCGGCAATTTTGAATTATTGTTACAACGCGCGGCTCAAATTTTAGCAACATTAAGTGGTTATATTGCCCTCATTACCCTCCCCCAAAACGCTTCCCAAGTCTTGCGCCACCTCCAAGCCGTTCAAATTGACGCGCGACAGGTAATGTTGATTGTGGTGACGGATTCCTATCAAACTCAGTCGATGGTGATGGAACTCTCCGAACTC is a window from the Oscillatoria sp. FACHB-1406 genome containing:
- a CDS encoding rhodanese-like domain-containing protein; translated protein: MSEVSTSNPAIPQISVEELAQRRIESDRALQLIDVREPQEIAIACLPGFEVLPLSEFAEWSGDILTRFDPQVETLVICHHGVRSAQMCYWLRTQGFSDVKNIVGGIDAYSACIDSTIPQY